In Streptomyces durocortorensis, a genomic segment contains:
- a CDS encoding MarR family winged helix-turn-helix transcriptional regulator: MPDLIHDGDSAAAVSSLRSAVMLLGRRLKHQRVDESLSPTEMSVLATLARCGSATPGELARKEHVQPPSMTRIVALLEAKGLVRLEPHPDDRRQKMVSQTEQAEAMLVESRTKRNAWLAHLAEGLDEDEWETLRAAAPVLEKLAHL; this comes from the coding sequence ATGCCTGACCTGATCCACGACGGCGACAGTGCCGCCGCCGTGAGCTCCCTTCGCTCCGCCGTGATGCTGCTGGGCCGGCGCCTGAAGCACCAGCGTGTCGACGAGTCGCTGAGCCCCACCGAGATGTCGGTGCTCGCCACCCTCGCCCGCTGCGGATCGGCCACCCCCGGTGAGCTGGCCCGCAAGGAGCATGTACAGCCTCCGTCGATGACCCGCATCGTCGCGCTGCTGGAGGCGAAGGGGCTGGTCAGGCTGGAACCGCACCCCGATGACCGTCGGCAGAAGATGGTCAGCCAGACCGAGCAGGCCGAGGCCATGCTCGTGGAGAGCCGCACCAAGCGGAACGCCTGGCTGGCCCATCTCGCCGAGGGCCTGGACGAGGACGAGTGGGAGACGCTTCGGGCCGCCGCGCCCGTGTTGGAGAAGCTCGCCCACCTGTGA
- a CDS encoding MFS transporter, whose product MSTGPGADSAPAPTSTHESTTGGTFSSLKIRNYRLFATGAVISNTGTWMSRITQDWLVLSLTGSATAVGITTALQFLPMLLFGLYGGVIADRLPKRQILLVSQAMLGLCGIALAVLTLTGVVEVWHVYLIAFLLGMVTVVDNPARQSFVSEMVGPAQLRNAVSLNSANFQSARLIGPAVAGVLITTVGSGWAFLLNGLSFLAPLVGLLMMRTSELHASVRVPRAKGQLREGLRYVRGRPELVWPIVLVGFVGTFGFNFPIWLTAFADGVFDGGAGMYSFFNILMAAGSLAGALLSARRRSSRLRMLVAAGTAFGLLEIAASLSPYVWLFSLLLVPIGMLGLTTNITANTSVQMAADPEMRGRVMSLYMMVFAGGTPVGAPIVGWISDTYGARIGFAAGGAISVIAALGVGFALARVGGLRLKVDLRPGRPHVRFVPREQLTTAA is encoded by the coding sequence TTGAGTACGGGACCCGGAGCAGACTCCGCCCCCGCACCGACTTCCACCCACGAGAGCACGACCGGCGGGACCTTCTCGTCGCTGAAGATCCGTAACTACCGCCTGTTCGCCACGGGCGCCGTGATCTCCAACACCGGTACCTGGATGTCCCGCATCACGCAGGACTGGCTCGTCCTGAGCCTGACGGGTTCCGCGACCGCCGTAGGTATCACCACGGCCCTCCAGTTCCTGCCCATGCTGCTCTTCGGCCTGTACGGCGGTGTCATCGCCGACCGCCTCCCGAAGCGGCAGATCCTGCTCGTCAGCCAGGCCATGCTCGGCCTGTGCGGCATCGCCCTGGCCGTCCTGACCCTGACCGGGGTCGTCGAGGTCTGGCACGTCTACCTGATCGCGTTCCTGCTCGGCATGGTGACGGTCGTCGACAACCCGGCCCGCCAGTCGTTCGTCTCCGAGATGGTCGGCCCCGCGCAGCTGCGCAACGCGGTCAGCCTGAACTCGGCGAACTTCCAGTCCGCCCGCCTCATCGGCCCCGCCGTCGCGGGCGTCCTGATCACCACGGTCGGCAGCGGCTGGGCGTTCCTGCTCAACGGCCTCTCGTTCCTGGCCCCGCTCGTCGGCCTGCTGATGATGCGTACGAGCGAACTGCACGCGTCGGTGCGGGTGCCCCGCGCCAAGGGGCAGCTGCGGGAAGGCCTGCGGTACGTCCGCGGCCGCCCCGAGCTGGTCTGGCCGATCGTCCTGGTCGGCTTCGTCGGCACCTTCGGCTTCAACTTCCCGATCTGGCTGACCGCCTTCGCCGACGGGGTCTTCGACGGCGGCGCCGGGATGTACTCGTTCTTCAACATCCTGATGGCGGCCGGTTCGCTGGCAGGTGCCCTGCTCTCGGCCCGCCGCCGCTCCTCGCGGCTGCGGATGCTGGTGGCGGCGGGCACGGCGTTCGGCCTGCTGGAGATCGCCGCGTCGCTGTCCCCGTACGTCTGGCTGTTCTCGCTCCTGCTGGTCCCCATCGGCATGCTGGGTCTGACGACGAACATCACCGCGAACACGAGCGTCCAGATGGCCGCCGACCCGGAGATGCGGGGCCGGGTGATGAGCCTGTACATGATGGTCTTCGCCGGGGGTACGCCGGTGGGCGCCCCGATCGTCGGCTGGATCAGCGACACGTACGGCGCCCGCATCGGGTTCGCGGCGGGCGGCGCGATCTCGGTGATCGCCGCCCTGGGCGTCGGCTTCGCCCTCGCCCGCGTGGGCGGCCTCCGCCTGAAGGTCGACCTCCGCCCGGGCCGCCCGCACGTCCGCTTCGTCCCGCGCGAGCAGCTGACGACAGCGGCGTAG
- a CDS encoding Uma2 family endonuclease — MTVVDTDRIDMADTSDERTLDMMFEWLEPVPEGFKVEIAEGNVYMSPQRDTHWEITFDILEQLRTTYERRQLKTDVRIDFPGLLNGFASAVAALSADAAKGEDGRWRCQDIEFVAEVISRSTAANDYGSKKAAYALAGVPVHLIVDPYTGTWHLHTLPKDDEYRSVLSLDFGTPVDLTSTVVGLTLTTDAFPRD; from the coding sequence ATGACCGTCGTAGACACCGACAGGATCGACATGGCCGACACCAGCGACGAGCGCACCCTGGACATGATGTTCGAGTGGCTTGAGCCCGTCCCCGAGGGATTCAAGGTCGAGATCGCCGAGGGGAACGTCTACATGTCGCCGCAGCGGGACACGCACTGGGAAATCACCTTCGACATCCTGGAGCAGCTGCGCACCACCTACGAACGCCGGCAGCTGAAAACCGACGTACGCATCGACTTCCCCGGCCTCCTCAACGGCTTCGCCTCCGCTGTCGCAGCCCTCTCCGCGGACGCCGCCAAAGGCGAGGACGGCCGCTGGCGCTGCCAGGACATCGAGTTCGTCGCCGAGGTGATCTCCAGGAGCACGGCCGCCAACGACTACGGCTCCAAGAAGGCCGCCTATGCCCTCGCCGGTGTCCCCGTCCACCTCATCGTCGATCCGTACACCGGCACATGGCACCTGCACACGCTGCCCAAGGACGACGAGTACCGCAGCGTCCTGAGCCTGGACTTCGGGACCCCGGTCGACCTGACGTCGACCGTCGTCGGTCTCACCCTGACCACCGACGCCTTCCCCCGCGACTGA
- the thpR gene encoding RNA 2',3'-cyclic phosphodiesterase: MSSHSSGRPPTQRLFAAVLPPAEAVAELRTALAPLHALPGSQGLRWTRPADWHFTLAFYGEVPEDVLPELSVRLERAAHRTETLPLRIHGAGHFGGRALWAGAAGGLDMLRLLAERADAAARRAGLPMEEHRRYSPHLTLARSRRAEVDLRPFTEALAGFEGQRWEVEELTLVRSSLPDSGVPGERPRYEEVRAWPLGR; this comes from the coding sequence ATGAGCAGCCACAGCTCCGGCCGTCCGCCCACCCAGCGGCTCTTCGCCGCCGTCCTCCCGCCCGCCGAAGCGGTCGCCGAACTCCGTACGGCACTCGCCCCGCTCCACGCATTGCCGGGCTCGCAAGGCCTGCGCTGGACGCGACCCGCCGACTGGCACTTCACGCTGGCGTTCTACGGCGAGGTGCCGGAGGACGTCCTGCCGGAACTGTCGGTACGCCTCGAACGGGCCGCACACCGCACCGAGACCCTCCCCCTCCGCATCCACGGCGCCGGTCACTTCGGCGGGCGCGCGCTGTGGGCCGGGGCGGCGGGCGGGCTCGACATGCTGCGGCTGCTGGCCGAGCGCGCCGACGCAGCCGCCCGGCGGGCCGGGCTGCCGATGGAGGAGCACCGCCGCTACTCCCCGCACCTCACGCTGGCCCGGAGCCGCCGGGCTGAGGTGGACCTGCGGCCGTTCACCGAGGCGCTGGCGGGGTTCGAGGGGCAGCGCTGGGAGGTCGAGGAACTCACTCTCGTACGGAGCAGCCTCCCGGACTCGGGGGTTCCGGGGGAGCGGCCGCGCTACGAGGAGGTGCGGGCCTGGCCGCTGGGCCGGTGA
- a CDS encoding EamA family transporter — MPDQRPVTTAAVTALAPAVWGSTYLITTEFLPPDRPLLASTVRALPAGLVLLAVTRVLPRGIWWVRAAVLGILNIGAFFYFLFLAAYHLPGGVAALVMTVQPMIVLLLGPLLLDARIRPAHLAACVIAAGGVALLVLQPGAGLDLVGVIAGLLGAVSMAGGIVLTKRWGRPEGVSLFAFTGWQLTAGGLFLLPVTLLGESLPDRLTWGNVGGFGYLSIVGALLAYAVWFNGLARLPALAASFLSFASPLCATVLGYLFMGQTLGPLQLLGAAGVVGAVVLAQRGTPSEAARPPGSATSSAEGGPHGDDEEHQHEHGRHDAVSGLRVHPSSVTAPLTGPAARPAPPRSAAAPPEPPSPGGCSVRE, encoded by the coding sequence ATGCCCGACCAGCGTCCCGTGACGACCGCCGCCGTCACCGCCCTCGCCCCCGCCGTATGGGGCTCCACCTACCTGATCACCACCGAGTTCCTGCCACCCGACCGGCCCCTGCTGGCCTCGACCGTACGGGCGCTGCCCGCCGGCCTCGTCCTGCTCGCGGTCACCCGGGTCCTGCCCCGGGGCATCTGGTGGGTGCGGGCCGCCGTCCTCGGCATCCTGAACATCGGCGCCTTCTTCTACTTCCTCTTCCTCGCCGCCTACCACCTGCCCGGCGGCGTGGCGGCCCTCGTGATGACCGTCCAGCCGATGATCGTGCTGCTGCTCGGGCCTCTCCTGCTCGACGCCCGGATACGGCCCGCGCACCTCGCCGCCTGCGTGATCGCGGCCGGGGGCGTGGCGCTGCTGGTTCTCCAGCCGGGGGCCGGGCTGGACCTCGTCGGCGTGATCGCCGGGCTGCTCGGAGCCGTGTCCATGGCGGGCGGGATCGTACTGACCAAGCGCTGGGGGCGGCCCGAGGGGGTATCGCTGTTCGCGTTCACGGGGTGGCAGCTGACTGCCGGCGGGCTGTTCCTGCTGCCCGTGACCCTGCTCGGCGAATCACTGCCGGACCGCCTGACCTGGGGCAACGTCGGCGGCTTCGGCTATCTGAGCATCGTCGGGGCGCTGCTCGCGTACGCGGTCTGGTTCAACGGGCTGGCGCGGCTGCCCGCGCTCGCCGCCTCGTTCCTGTCGTTCGCCTCGCCCCTGTGCGCGACGGTCCTCGGCTACCTCTTCATGGGGCAGACGCTCGGGCCGCTCCAGCTGCTCGGCGCGGCCGGGGTCGTCGGGGCGGTGGTCCTGGCACAGCGCGGCACGCCGTCCGAAGCCGCACGCCCACCGGGCTCAGCCACCTCATCCGCCGAGGGCGGCCCCCACGGCGACGACGAGGAACATCAGCACGAGCACGGCCGCCATGATGCGGTTTCTGGTCTTCGGGTCCACCCTTCGAGCGTAACGGCACCGCTCACCGGCCCAGCGGCCAGGCCCGCACCTCCTCGTAGCGCGGCCGCTCCCCCGGAACCCCCGAGTCCGGGAGGCTGCTCCGTACGAGAGTGA
- a CDS encoding MarR family winged helix-turn-helix transcriptional regulator, protein MRDAVDDFLDQWAALRSDLDLEAMGAVGRLLRLTRLVDKEVGRYFAEHGMERWEFDVLATLRRSARPLTPKELAAGVMVSSAALTNRIDRLDARGLVTREAVPGDRRSLHITLTEAGRDLVDDTVEGHVRNERRMLADLDAADCEELNRLLRAVLITLEDAR, encoded by the coding sequence ATGCGCGACGCGGTCGACGACTTCCTGGACCAGTGGGCCGCCCTGCGTTCCGATCTGGACCTGGAGGCCATGGGTGCGGTGGGACGGCTGCTGCGGCTGACCCGGCTCGTGGACAAGGAGGTCGGCCGCTACTTCGCCGAACACGGCATGGAGCGCTGGGAGTTCGACGTCCTGGCCACGCTCCGCCGCAGCGCACGTCCCCTCACGCCCAAGGAGCTCGCCGCCGGCGTCATGGTCAGCTCCGCCGCGCTGACGAACCGCATCGACCGGCTGGACGCCCGCGGCCTGGTCACCCGGGAGGCCGTCCCCGGCGACCGCCGCAGCCTGCACATCACGCTCACCGAGGCCGGGCGCGACCTCGTCGACGACACGGTGGAGGGGCATGTGCGCAACGAACGCAGGATGCTGGCGGACCTGGACGCGGCGGACTGCGAGGAGCTGAACCGGCTGCTGCGCGCGGTGCTGATCACGCTGGAGGACGCCCGCTGA
- a CDS encoding aldo/keto reductase: MKYTQLGRTGLKVSRLVLGTMNFGPQTNESDSHAIMDAALGAGLNFFDTANVYGWGENKGRTEEILGTWFAQGGGRRDQVVLATKVYGNMAAGGESWPNHDKLSAVNIRRAVEASLKRLQTDHIDLYQFHHVDRNTPFDEIWQAIDVLVQQGKILYAGSSNFPGYKIAQANEQAARRGSLGLVSEQCIYNLAERRAEMEVIPAAQDYGLGVIPWSPLHGGLLGGVIKKTTEGGRRASGRAADALADTKVRAQIQSYEDLLDKHGLEPGETALAWLLTRPGITGPIVGPRTADQLAGALRALDLDLPEAVLTGLDEIFPGPGPSPEAFAW, from the coding sequence ATGAAGTACACACAGCTCGGACGTACGGGACTCAAGGTCAGCAGGCTCGTTCTCGGGACGATGAACTTCGGCCCGCAGACCAATGAGTCGGACAGTCACGCGATCATGGACGCCGCGCTCGGCGCGGGCCTGAACTTCTTCGACACGGCCAACGTCTACGGCTGGGGCGAGAACAAGGGGCGCACCGAGGAGATCCTCGGAACCTGGTTCGCCCAGGGCGGCGGCCGCCGCGACCAGGTGGTCCTGGCCACCAAGGTGTACGGGAACATGGCCGCCGGCGGCGAGTCCTGGCCCAACCACGACAAGCTCTCCGCCGTCAACATCCGGCGCGCGGTCGAGGCCTCGCTCAAGCGGCTCCAGACGGACCACATCGACCTCTACCAGTTCCACCACGTCGACCGGAACACGCCGTTCGACGAGATCTGGCAGGCGATCGACGTCCTGGTCCAGCAGGGCAAGATCCTGTACGCCGGGTCCTCCAACTTCCCCGGCTACAAGATCGCCCAGGCCAACGAGCAGGCCGCCAGGCGCGGTTCGCTCGGCCTGGTCAGCGAGCAGTGCATCTACAACCTCGCCGAACGCCGCGCCGAGATGGAGGTCATCCCGGCCGCCCAGGACTACGGCCTCGGCGTCATCCCCTGGTCGCCGCTGCACGGCGGCCTGCTGGGCGGCGTCATCAAGAAGACGACCGAGGGCGGCCGCCGAGCCTCGGGCCGCGCGGCCGACGCCCTGGCCGACACCAAGGTCCGCGCACAGATCCAGTCCTACGAGGACCTGCTCGACAAGCACGGCCTGGAGCCCGGCGAAACGGCCCTGGCCTGGCTCCTGACCCGCCCCGGCATCACGGGCCCGATCGTCGGCCCCCGCACGGCCGACCAACTGGCCGGCGCCCTGCGCGCACTTGACCTGGACCTCCCGGAGGCCGTCCTCACGGGCCTGGACGAGATCTTCCCGGGCCCGGGGCCTTCGCCGGAGGCTTTTGCCTGGTAG
- the pip gene encoding prolyl aminopeptidase has product MDREPDELYPPIEPYESGMLDVGDGNHVYWEACGNPDGKPALVVHGGPGSGCTPRARQYFDPDRYRVVLFDQRGCGRSTPHASDPATDMAYNTTAHLIADMERLREHLSIDNWLLYGGSWGSTLILAYAEEHPERVTEAVIPSVTTTRRSEIDWLYRGVGQLFPEAWDAFRAGVPEATGPTDLVAAYARRMESEDAAVREKATADWCAWEDAVISMEAIAGPPPYSSRPDRDQQALVRICAHYFAHGAWLEEGRLLDRAHHLTGIPGALIHGRFDLASPLITAWELNRAWPDAELTIIDNAGHMGGAATRRAVLGALDGFAERRR; this is encoded by the coding sequence ATGGACCGGGAACCGGACGAGCTGTATCCGCCGATCGAACCGTACGAGAGCGGCATGCTGGACGTGGGCGACGGCAACCACGTGTACTGGGAGGCCTGCGGCAACCCGGACGGCAAGCCGGCCCTCGTCGTCCACGGCGGCCCCGGCTCGGGCTGCACCCCCCGCGCCCGCCAGTACTTCGACCCGGACCGCTACCGGGTGGTCCTCTTCGACCAGCGGGGCTGCGGCCGCTCGACACCGCACGCGAGCGACCCGGCGACGGACATGGCGTACAACACGACAGCCCACCTGATCGCCGACATGGAGCGCCTTCGGGAACACCTGAGCATCGACAACTGGCTGCTGTACGGGGGCTCCTGGGGCTCCACCCTGATTCTGGCGTACGCGGAGGAGCACCCGGAGCGGGTCACGGAGGCGGTCATCCCGTCGGTGACGACGACCCGCCGCAGCGAGATCGACTGGCTCTACCGGGGCGTCGGCCAGCTCTTCCCCGAGGCCTGGGACGCCTTCCGCGCGGGCGTCCCGGAGGCGACGGGCCCCACGGACCTGGTCGCGGCGTACGCCCGCCGCATGGAGAGCGAGGACGCCGCCGTACGGGAGAAGGCCACGGCCGACTGGTGCGCCTGGGAGGACGCGGTCATCTCGATGGAGGCGATCGCGGGCCCGCCCCCGTACAGCAGCCGCCCGGACCGCGACCAGCAGGCGCTCGTCCGGATCTGCGCCCACTACTTCGCCCACGGCGCCTGGCTGGAGGAAGGCCGACTGCTCGACCGGGCGCACCACCTGACCGGCATCCCAGGCGCCCTGATCCACGGCCGCTTCGACCTGGCGAGCCCCCTGATCACCGCCTGGGAACTCAACCGCGCCTGGCCGGACGCCGAACTGACGATCATCGACAACGCGGGCCACATGGGCGGGGCGGCGACGCGGCGGGCGGTGCTGGGGGCGCTGGACGGGTTCGCGGAAAGGCGCCGCTGA
- a CDS encoding protein kinase domain-containing protein, which yields MHSEDRANTPQGAPGSTPQGEPAGGAPLLVIDGRYELLEPIGSGGMGEVWKAHDRRLRRFVAVKGLLDRNAMTAGTQTAAMQRARREAEAIAKIEHQNVVTVHDQVETDNQVWIVMKLLEARSLADLLRGERVLAVPRAADIGLQILQGLRAVHGASVVHRDVKPGNVLVRDDGLAILVDFGIATFEGADRVTRSGSVIGTPPYLAPELFAPASPGPTPASDLWALGITLYEMAEGRVPFGGREVWEVQENIRQSPEPPLRYAGPLAPVIQGLLITDPRERLDAATAEAMLREVLDDPAAPRPATSPGAANTHPPTAVSTPNPSTPLRGNAVPPSASRANPSVPPPPVAPSASVRRGRYGGWKVAAAVVSVALLAGAGWLVAQGDGGDEAGSAQGQSQGSGSGSGKGGGTEERWKDTHPTLEIGVKDDQPGLSMFDEKTRTYKGYDIDLAYAIAESMGYDRGEVAFTTVATDYRSTALKTKQVDLVIASYSITDDRKTASPGGYSVDFAGPYYEASRGFLVREKSSRYTINDSSDLRDLGVEVCTARASTYEKALPEQGFTMAESQPNTYQDCLDRLLDPMSDVYAVASDDIILAGYLKANPGKVRRLENIQGAEGYGVAMRPGTPTLKGEVCAALRTILGSKTWEDMYTENLSGLVGDKNPPGRPDLTECEGY from the coding sequence ATGCACAGCGAAGACAGGGCGAACACACCCCAGGGTGCCCCGGGGAGCACGCCCCAGGGCGAACCTGCGGGCGGTGCGCCCCTCCTCGTGATCGACGGACGCTACGAACTACTGGAGCCGATCGGCAGCGGCGGCATGGGTGAGGTCTGGAAGGCCCACGACCGGCGGCTGCGCCGGTTCGTCGCCGTGAAGGGCCTGCTCGACCGCAACGCCATGACGGCGGGCACGCAGACGGCGGCGATGCAGCGGGCCCGGCGCGAGGCGGAGGCGATCGCCAAGATCGAGCATCAGAACGTGGTGACGGTCCACGACCAGGTCGAGACCGACAACCAGGTCTGGATCGTGATGAAACTCCTCGAAGCGCGGTCCCTGGCCGACCTGTTGCGCGGCGAGCGGGTCCTCGCCGTGCCGAGGGCGGCGGACATCGGCCTCCAGATCCTCCAGGGCCTGCGGGCGGTGCACGGCGCCTCCGTCGTCCACCGCGACGTGAAGCCCGGCAACGTCCTCGTACGGGACGACGGGCTCGCGATCCTCGTCGACTTCGGCATCGCCACGTTCGAGGGCGCGGACCGGGTGACCCGCTCCGGCAGCGTGATCGGCACACCCCCGTACCTGGCCCCCGAGCTGTTCGCCCCCGCATCGCCGGGGCCGACGCCCGCATCGGACCTCTGGGCGCTGGGGATCACGCTGTACGAAATGGCCGAGGGCCGGGTCCCGTTCGGCGGGCGCGAGGTGTGGGAGGTCCAGGAGAACATCCGCCAGTCGCCGGAGCCGCCTCTCCGGTACGCCGGACCGCTCGCCCCGGTGATCCAGGGCCTTCTGATCACGGATCCGCGCGAGCGCCTGGACGCGGCGACGGCGGAGGCGATGCTCCGGGAGGTCCTCGACGACCCGGCCGCACCGCGCCCCGCCACCTCCCCGGGTGCCGCCAACACGCACCCGCCGACGGCCGTGTCCACACCCAACCCGTCAACACCCCTGCGGGGCAACGCCGTTCCTCCCTCCGCCTCGCGCGCCAATCCTTCCGTCCCTCCCCCTCCCGTCGCTCCCTCGGCGAGCGTACGGCGCGGCCGGTACGGCGGCTGGAAGGTGGCGGCGGCGGTCGTGTCCGTCGCGCTGCTGGCGGGCGCGGGCTGGCTCGTCGCACAGGGCGACGGCGGGGACGAAGCCGGTTCGGCCCAGGGCCAGAGCCAGGGCTCGGGCTCGGGCTCGGGCAAGGGAGGCGGCACCGAGGAACGGTGGAAGGACACCCACCCCACGCTGGAGATCGGCGTCAAGGACGACCAGCCGGGCCTGAGCATGTTCGACGAGAAGACCCGTACGTACAAGGGTTACGACATCGACCTGGCCTACGCGATCGCCGAGAGCATGGGCTACGACCGGGGCGAGGTCGCCTTCACCACGGTCGCCACGGACTACCGCAGCACCGCCCTCAAGACCAAACAGGTGGACCTGGTCATCGCCTCGTACAGCATCACGGACGACCGCAAGACCGCCTCACCGGGCGGGTACAGCGTCGACTTCGCGGGCCCGTACTACGAGGCGAGCCGGGGCTTCCTGGTCCGTGAGAAGTCGAGCAGGTACACCATCAACGACTCCAGCGACCTGCGGGACCTCGGCGTCGAGGTGTGCACGGCACGGGCGTCGACGTACGAGAAGGCCCTGCCCGAGCAGGGTTTCACGATGGCCGAGTCGCAGCCCAACACGTACCAGGACTGCCTGGACCGACTGCTGGACCCGATGTCCGACGTGTACGCGGTGGCCTCGGACGACATCATTCTCGCCGGGTACCTCAAGGCCAACCCGGGCAAGGTGCGGCGGCTGGAGAACATCCAGGGCGCGGAGGGCTACGGCGTGGCGATGCGGCCGGGAACGCCGACCCTGAAGGGCGAGGTGTGCGCGGCGCTCCGCACCATCCTGGGCAGCAAGACCTGGGAAGACATGTACACGGAGAACCTCTCGGGCCTGGTGGGCGACAAGAACCCGCCGGGTCGCCCGGACCTGACGGAGTGCGAGGGGTACTGA
- a CDS encoding SDR family oxidoreductase yields the protein MTINGQPSAAPETARPIALITGVGRSIGIGAGIARQLAATGWDVAFTYWTPYDRRMAWGAEDGAGASIAKELEEAGARTATIEADLSDPDAPARIFDEAEQQLGGPVTALVLSHAESVDSGLLDTTVEAFDRHFAVNTRASWLLVREYGLRFRGAPEAVSGRIVALTSDHTVGNLPYGASKGALDRITLAAAHELAHLGVTANVVNPGPVDTGWMNDELRESLIRGTPLGRIGTPRDTAHLVSFLCSPEGQWVNGQLLKSNGGTAS from the coding sequence GTGACGATCAACGGACAGCCGTCGGCGGCCCCGGAAACGGCCCGCCCCATCGCCCTGATCACCGGTGTCGGACGCAGCATCGGAATCGGCGCGGGCATCGCCCGTCAGCTCGCCGCCACCGGCTGGGACGTCGCCTTCACCTACTGGACGCCCTACGACCGGCGCATGGCCTGGGGCGCCGAGGACGGGGCCGGCGCGTCCATCGCCAAGGAGCTGGAGGAGGCCGGGGCCCGGACGGCGACGATCGAGGCGGACCTGTCCGACCCCGACGCCCCGGCCCGGATCTTCGACGAGGCGGAGCAGCAGCTCGGCGGGCCGGTGACCGCGCTCGTCCTGTCGCACGCGGAGTCGGTGGACTCGGGACTGCTGGACACCACGGTGGAGGCGTTCGACCGGCACTTCGCCGTGAACACCCGGGCCAGTTGGCTGCTCGTGCGGGAGTACGGCCTGCGCTTCCGCGGCGCGCCCGAAGCGGTGTCGGGCCGGATCGTCGCGCTCACGAGCGACCACACGGTGGGCAACCTGCCCTACGGCGCGAGCAAGGGCGCCCTGGACCGCATCACACTGGCCGCCGCGCACGAGCTGGCCCACCTCGGGGTGACGGCGAACGTCGTCAACCCCGGCCCCGTGGACACTGGTTGGATGAACGACGAGCTGCGGGAATCCCTGATCCGGGGCACCCCGCTCGGCCGCATCGGCACCCCGCGCGACACCGCACACCTGGTGTCCTTCCTCTGCTCACCCGAAGGCCAGTGGGTCAACGGCCAGTTGCTGAAGAGCAACGGCGGAACGGCCTCCTGA
- a CDS encoding SDR family oxidoreductase — protein sequence MSEQKLLNGRTAVVAGGAKNLGGLISRTLGEAGANVVVHYHSENTATDAEKTAEAVRGTGAQAVVVREDLTRVEGVRSLFDQALDAFGGVDVAVNTTGMVLRKPIGETSEEEYDRMFAINSKAAYFFLQEAGARLNDGGRIVSLVTSLLAAFTDGYATYAGAKAPLEHFTRAAAKEFAPRGIAVNNVAPGPMDTPFFYPQETPERVEFHKSQAMGGRLTEIEDIAPLVKFLVTEGGWITGQTIFANGGYTVR from the coding sequence ATGAGTGAGCAGAAGTTGCTGAACGGCAGGACCGCCGTGGTCGCCGGAGGCGCGAAGAACCTGGGTGGTCTGATCAGCCGAACGCTCGGCGAGGCCGGTGCGAACGTGGTCGTCCACTACCACAGCGAGAACACCGCCACCGATGCCGAGAAGACCGCGGAGGCCGTACGGGGCACGGGCGCCCAGGCCGTCGTCGTACGTGAGGACCTGACCCGCGTCGAGGGGGTGCGCAGCCTCTTCGACCAGGCGCTGGACGCCTTCGGTGGGGTGGACGTCGCCGTGAACACCACTGGCATGGTGCTCCGCAAGCCGATCGGCGAGACGTCCGAGGAGGAGTACGACCGGATGTTCGCGATCAACTCCAAGGCGGCGTACTTCTTCCTCCAGGAGGCGGGTGCGCGACTGAACGACGGTGGTCGGATCGTCAGCCTGGTGACGTCGCTGCTCGCCGCGTTCACGGACGGGTACGCCACGTACGCGGGCGCGAAGGCCCCGCTGGAGCACTTCACCCGGGCGGCGGCCAAGGAGTTCGCGCCGCGCGGTATCGCGGTGAACAATGTGGCCCCGGGGCCGATGGACACCCCGTTCTTCTACCCGCAGGAGACGCCGGAGCGCGTGGAGTTCCACAAGTCCCAGGCGATGGGCGGGCGGCTGACGGAGATCGAGGACATCGCGCCGCTGGTGAAGTTCCTGGTCACCGAGGGCGGCTGGATCACCGGCCAGACGATCTTCGCCAACGGCGGCTACACGGTCCGCTGA